A part of Neoarius graeffei isolate fNeoGra1 chromosome 8, fNeoGra1.pri, whole genome shotgun sequence genomic DNA contains:
- the kitlga gene encoding kit ligand a isoform X1, translated as MGCPKYAQIQPQGDLRPTKPLNPPLEKEIWIRTCVHLLLYITVAAYPSEIGNPITDDIKKISLLKQNIPKDYKITVQYLPKEVSGMCWVKLNIFHLEESLKDLAQKFGNISSNKDYIGTFVQMLQEMRYIIGHGLEDSMLEFQCHYREEKWLTPRYFEFVEDFFNTANSSREVEDCEPPPCPTTIKTKVTTTIVTAAPTQHHSRGGNLSTEDTKETPSHMTLPVVVQRSLFSLLFLPIIAAMLLLFWKVKSRRNTPSAQSRTESPPLFVGAEPSAPALEDEISEKLNNSCTV; from the exons ATTTGGATACGTACTTGTGTCCATTTGTTGCTTTACATCACCGTTGCTGCCTATCCCAGTGAAATCGGAAATCCCATAACAGATGACATCAAGAAAATTTCATTACTG AAACAGAATATTCCGAAAGACTACAAGATCACCGTACAATATTTGCCGAAAGAAGTG agtGGTATGTGCTGGGTGAAGCTCAACATATTCCACTTGGAGGAGAGCTTAAAAGACCTGGCCCAGAAGTTTGGGAATATTTCCTCCAACAAAGATTACATAGGAACGTTTGTCCAAATGCTACAAGAAATGCGATACATCATTGGACATGGCTTG gAGGATTCCATGCTGGAGTTTCAGTGTCACTACAGAGAGGAGAAATGGCTCACGCCACGCTATTTCGAATTCGTGGAAGACTTTTTCAACACGGCCAATTCTTCAAGAGAAGTAGAAGACTGCGAACCTCCGCCATGTCCAACGACGATAAAAACGAAAGTAACGACGACGATAGTAACAGCGGCACCGACGCAGCACCATTCACGAGGCG gtaACTTGTCTACTGAGGACACGAAAG AGACTCCGAGTCACATGACCTTGCCGGTGGTCGTACAGAGGAGTCTCTTTTCACTCCTTTTCCTTCCCATCATCGCTGCCATGTTGCTGCTCTTCTGGAAG gtgaaatccaggagAAATACCCCGTCGGCACAGAGTAGGACAGAAAGTCCACCGCTGTTTGTCGGAGCCGAGCCCAGCGCTCCAGCTTTAGAGGATGAAATATCTGAAAA ATTAAACAACAGCTGCACAGTGTAA
- the kitlga gene encoding kit ligand a isoform X2, which produces MKKSKIWIRTCVHLLLYITVAAYPSEIGNPITDDIKKISLLKQNIPKDYKITVQYLPKEVSGMCWVKLNIFHLEESLKDLAQKFGNISSNKDYIGTFVQMLQEMRYIIGHGLEDSMLEFQCHYREEKWLTPRYFEFVEDFFNTANSSREVEDCEPPPCPTTIKTKVTTTIVTAAPTQHHSRGGNLSTEDTKETPSHMTLPVVVQRSLFSLLFLPIIAAMLLLFWKVKSRRNTPSAQSRTESPPLFVGAEPSAPALEDEISEKLNNSCTV; this is translated from the exons ATTTGGATACGTACTTGTGTCCATTTGTTGCTTTACATCACCGTTGCTGCCTATCCCAGTGAAATCGGAAATCCCATAACAGATGACATCAAGAAAATTTCATTACTG AAACAGAATATTCCGAAAGACTACAAGATCACCGTACAATATTTGCCGAAAGAAGTG agtGGTATGTGCTGGGTGAAGCTCAACATATTCCACTTGGAGGAGAGCTTAAAAGACCTGGCCCAGAAGTTTGGGAATATTTCCTCCAACAAAGATTACATAGGAACGTTTGTCCAAATGCTACAAGAAATGCGATACATCATTGGACATGGCTTG gAGGATTCCATGCTGGAGTTTCAGTGTCACTACAGAGAGGAGAAATGGCTCACGCCACGCTATTTCGAATTCGTGGAAGACTTTTTCAACACGGCCAATTCTTCAAGAGAAGTAGAAGACTGCGAACCTCCGCCATGTCCAACGACGATAAAAACGAAAGTAACGACGACGATAGTAACAGCGGCACCGACGCAGCACCATTCACGAGGCG gtaACTTGTCTACTGAGGACACGAAAG AGACTCCGAGTCACATGACCTTGCCGGTGGTCGTACAGAGGAGTCTCTTTTCACTCCTTTTCCTTCCCATCATCGCTGCCATGTTGCTGCTCTTCTGGAAG gtgaaatccaggagAAATACCCCGTCGGCACAGAGTAGGACAGAAAGTCCACCGCTGTTTGTCGGAGCCGAGCCCAGCGCTCCAGCTTTAGAGGATGAAATATCTGAAAA ATTAAACAACAGCTGCACAGTGTAA